CGCCGTCGCCGGCCAGCCGGCCGTACAGCTCGAGATACCGCTCCGCCATCACCCGGCTGGAGAAGCGCCGCTCGAAGCTCCGGCGGATCTCGCCGCGATCCAGCTCCGGCAGCCGTTCGACCGCCTCCACCGCCTCCTCCATCGACCGGACGATGAAGCCGCTCACGCCGTGGTCGATCACCTCCGGCACCGAACCGCAGTTCCAGGCGATCACCGGCGTGCCGCAGGCCATGGCCTCGATCATCACCAGGCCGAAGGGCTCGGGCCAGTCGATCGGGAACACCAGCCCGGCGGCATTGCCGAGGAACTCCGCCTTGGCGCCGTCCCCGATCTCGCCGATGAACTCGACGAGGGGATCGGACAGCAGCGGCTCGATCGTCTCCTTGAAGTAGATCTGGTCCGCGGCGTCGACCTTGGCCGCGATGCGCAGCCGCCGGCCGGAGCGCCGGGCGATCTCGATCGCCCGGTCCGGCCGCTTCTCCGGCGAGATCCGGCCGAGGAAGGCGAGATAGCCGTCCCGCGGCGCGATCGTCGGCTGGAACAGGTCCTCCGCCAGCCCGTGATGCACCGTCGCCGCCCAGTTGGCGCCGGCCAGCGGCAGGCGCTGGGAGTCCGAGATCGACACCAGCGGGTAGTCCGGCCAGCGGCGATAAACCTCCGGCAGGTCCTTCAGGTCCAGCCGGCCGTGCAGGGTGGTCACGGTGCGGGGGGCGATCGCCTCGAACAGCGGGAAATGGATCAGGTCGACATGGAAATGCAGGATGTCGAATTCGTCGGCCCGCCGGCGGACTTCGTGCAGCATCGACAGATGCGCGGCGTAGTCGGATTTGAGCGGGCTGGGGTCGAGCCGGAAGGCCTGGTCGCGCATCGGCACCAGCGTGGCCCGCGAATGGGCGTCGGCGCTGGAGAACAGGGTGACGTCGTGACCGAGATCGACCAGCGCGTCGGACAGATGGGCGACGATCCGTTCGGTACCCCCGTAGAGCTTCGGCGGCACGGCTTCGTAGAGTGGAGCGATCTGGGCGATCTTCATCGTCGGACCTGAGATGAATGGGCGATGAAATCGGCGGGCTGCGCGATGCGGCCCGCCATGGGCCGTGTCGGCGGAAGACGGTACAGGGGCGCGCGGCGGCTACAGGCGGGCGCCGCTTCCCGCCCTGCCCTGCGGGACCAGCTGTCCCGCCGGGGGTATCGTCCGCCGGGGCACCTGCGATGCCCTCCGGGCCAGGCTGGCGATGCGGGTGGGCGGGTAAGCCTCGCGCAGCACGTCGGAGACGAAGGTGTTGGCGAAGTCCGAGGAGGCCTCCGGATGAGCCCGGCGGAACACCTCCAAGGCCTTGTCGCACGCGGCCCATTCGTCCGCCCCGGCCTTCCGGCTGGAGCGATAGGCGGCGAGCACGCGTGCGCTGATCGAAGAAGCGGAACCGGTCATTCTGGTCCTCTCTTTTCAAGCCCCGAACCGGGACATGCCGATCACGAGCGTCCGCTGGGCGCCACCTCGACCGCGAGGGTCTGGGTCCTGCCGTCCCGCTCGATCGTGAGTTCCACGCGACTGCCAACCGGTGAGAGGCCGATCTTGTTCCGAAGTTCGGACGAATTTCGCACCGGGGCGCCGTCGACCGCGACGACCAGGTCGTTGGCCCTGATCCCCGCGCGCGCCGCCGGCGACCTTTGATCGACCGAGACCACCACCGCGCCGCCGGTCCTGTCGAGCCGCAGCGACTGCGACAATTCGGGCGTCAGATCCCGGATCGAGACGCCGATCCGCCCGCGCTGGACCGAGCCGTTGCGGATGATCTGGTCCATCACCGCGCGCGCCATGTTGATCGGCACGGCGAAGCCGATGCCGACGCTGCTGCCGGTGGCGGACAGGATCGCCGTGTTGATCCCGATCAGCCGGCCGTTGAGGTCGACCAGCGCGCCGCCGGAGTTCCCCGGATTGATCGAGGCGTCGGTCTGGATGAAATCCTCGTAGCCGCCGTTGCGGCCGATGCCGCTGCGGCCGAGGGCGCTGACGATGCCCGATGTCACCGTCTGGCCCAGGCCGAACGGGTTGCCGATGGCGAGGACGAAGTCGCCGAC
The sequence above is a segment of the Inquilinus sp. Marseille-Q2685 genome. Coding sequences within it:
- a CDS encoding glycosyltransferase family 4 protein; its protein translation is MKIAQIAPLYEAVPPKLYGGTERIVAHLSDALVDLGHDVTLFSSADAHSRATLVPMRDQAFRLDPSPLKSDYAAHLSMLHEVRRRADEFDILHFHVDLIHFPLFEAIAPRTVTTLHGRLDLKDLPEVYRRWPDYPLVSISDSQRLPLAGANWAATVHHGLAEDLFQPTIAPRDGYLAFLGRISPEKRPDRAIEIARRSGRRLRIAAKVDAADQIYFKETIEPLLSDPLVEFIGEIGDGAKAEFLGNAAGLVFPIDWPEPFGLVMIEAMACGTPVIAWNCGSVPEVIDHGVSGFIVRSMEEAVEAVERLPELDRGEIRRSFERRFSSRVMAERYLELYGRLAGDGGVPTTLLAAE
- a CDS encoding Do family serine endopeptidase, which translates into the protein MVFRAIPGRFRGALGGGLVALTLVLSGATAPAAGTLPPFAGPQFNSVAPILQQATPAVVNIAVRGHVRERNPLFQDPFFRRFFDMPEVVEREVQSAGSGVIVDARQGYVLTNNHVVDDADTIEVTTKDNRRFKARLVGRDPATDIAVLRIPGGSSLTEMPLGDSDRLQVGDFVLAIGNPFGLGQTVTSGIVSALGRSGIGRNGGYEDFIQTDASINPGNSGGALVDLNGRLIGINTAILSATGSSVGIGFAVPINMARAVMDQIIRNGSVQRGRIGVSIRDLTPELSQSLRLDRTGGAVVVSVDQRSPAARAGIRANDLVVAVDGAPVRNSSELRNKIGLSPVGSRVELTIERDGRTQTLAVEVAPSGRS